A genome region from Maridesulfovibrio salexigens DSM 2638 includes the following:
- a CDS encoding methyltransferase domain-containing protein codes for MKQRIRQCFGKAASSYSKAASVQRVVARNCASLCPKEDFRTVLDIGSGVGFLHNELRERISYSNYISLDLVRPMLWEQRDSGASLVAADGEELPFAAESFDLLVSSSAMQWYGAPELTIPRSFEVLKSGGRFAIAIFTHGTLAELADVSARTGFGSVKELKPSSFYMELFDNMSGLKVDYASEEHVEFFPSVKHFLKQHKMTGAVASSEKISWGREKYRRFVEEYENLYRGESGIKASYKVFLAYGRKL; via the coding sequence GTGAAACAAAGGATTCGCCAATGTTTCGGCAAAGCTGCTTCCAGCTATAGTAAGGCCGCTTCCGTACAGCGTGTGGTCGCGCGCAATTGTGCAAGCCTGTGTCCGAAAGAAGATTTTCGCACTGTTCTGGATATAGGTTCGGGAGTGGGGTTTCTTCATAATGAGCTTAGGGAGCGCATTTCTTACAGCAATTATATTTCATTGGATTTGGTAAGGCCCATGCTTTGGGAGCAGAGGGATTCCGGCGCATCTCTTGTCGCTGCGGATGGTGAGGAATTGCCTTTCGCTGCTGAAAGTTTCGATTTGCTGGTAAGTTCATCTGCCATGCAATGGTATGGTGCACCGGAACTAACTATACCACGCAGTTTTGAGGTTCTTAAATCCGGTGGAAGGTTCGCCATAGCGATTTTTACACACGGAACACTCGCTGAGCTGGCTGATGTCAGCGCAAGGACCGGATTCGGGTCGGTAAAAGAGCTTAAACCAAGTTCATTTTACATGGAACTTTTCGACAATATGTCAGGTTTAAAGGTGGATTACGCAAGTGAGGAGCATGTTGAGTTCTTCCCTTCCGTAAAACACTTCCTGAAACAGCATAAGATGACCGGGGCAGTTGCTTCCAGTGAGAAGATCTCATGGGGTAGAGAAAAATACCGCCGGTTCGTTGAAGAGTATGAAAATTTATACAGGGGAGAATCAGGTATAAAAGCCAGTTACAAGGTTTTTCTTGCTTACGGGCGGAAATTGTAG
- a CDS encoding CBS domain-containing protein yields the protein MLVGDWMTEEVLTLMPGAPIIDAMEMMRDAGIRQIPVTEASGLVVGIVSDRDVRDAMPSKFLPGDNAAGKGDGLMGLKIKDIMTHDPYIVSPDTCMEVAAEILLEKKIGGLPVVDEFGLVGIVTEVDIYRFLTTVTAVSKGSSQFAFVLEDTASALEDLLSDMWARGLRLSTVFTSYEGVEQGSRRVFIWVQKLDDDIVESLVVHLKKTYNFKYHVHRGETYKNEF from the coding sequence ATGTTAGTTGGGGATTGGATGACAGAAGAGGTGCTGACCCTTATGCCGGGCGCACCCATAATCGACGCCATGGAAATGATGCGTGATGCCGGAATCAGGCAGATACCTGTCACTGAGGCTTCCGGTCTTGTAGTTGGTATTGTTTCCGATAGAGATGTCCGTGATGCAATGCCTTCCAAGTTTTTGCCTGGAGATAACGCCGCAGGAAAAGGTGATGGGTTGATGGGTCTAAAGATCAAAGATATTATGACTCATGATCCCTATATAGTTTCTCCGGATACCTGCATGGAGGTTGCTGCCGAGATTCTTCTTGAAAAGAAAATTGGTGGATTGCCCGTAGTCGATGAGTTCGGCCTGGTCGGTATTGTTACCGAGGTTGATATTTACCGTTTTCTGACCACTGTAACAGCAGTAAGCAAAGGTAGTTCCCAGTTTGCATTTGTGCTCGAAGATACTGCCAGCGCCCTTGAGGATCTGCTGAGCGACATGTGGGCCAGGGGATTAAGGCTTTCTACTGTTTTTACTTCTTATGAAGGTGTTGAGCAGGGTTCTCGCCGAGTATTTATCTGGGTCCAGAAGCTCGACGATGATATTGTGGAATCTTTAGTTGTACACCTGAAAAAAACGTATAACTTTAAGTATCACGTTCATCGTGGCGAGACGTATAAGAATGAATTTTAA
- a CDS encoding sensor histidine kinase produces MHSDNLFAEDELLFSGEEADESTVNALEPWMVLIVDDEPDVHSMTKMVLGDFAFEDRPLEFVSAHSGKESLEILKSDPSFAVVLLDVVMETNTAGLDVARRIRNELNNQFIRIILRTGQPGFAPEHQVITELDINDYWQKAELTSRRLTTSMTTALRSYRDLRKIELNRESLAQMAKSVAHQIRNRTMTINGFTNLASRKLGPHSEASEYLETISHETARLEDIVNSVSEFAAIDRCDHCSADIKEVGEKAIELCRGMANELGKNVHFDIDIVAQNIDSRPDLLSKVVFELVSNAIVFADEEQPRVSVKVTVKGDVCMLVVSDNGKCISSEDLPYIFDPFFTTRPEAVGMGLSIVNRIASGYNWDIDVSCSDEGGAVFTLQIPL; encoded by the coding sequence ATGCATAGTGATAATCTGTTCGCAGAGGATGAACTGCTTTTTTCCGGTGAAGAAGCCGATGAGTCTACGGTTAATGCGCTTGAACCGTGGATGGTTCTAATCGTTGATGATGAACCTGATGTTCACTCTATGACCAAAATGGTTCTAGGTGATTTTGCGTTTGAAGACCGCCCTCTTGAGTTTGTGAGCGCTCATTCAGGTAAGGAGTCATTAGAGATACTTAAGTCTGATCCGAGTTTTGCTGTGGTTCTGCTTGATGTTGTAATGGAGACAAACACAGCAGGGCTGGATGTTGCGCGCAGGATCAGGAATGAACTGAACAATCAGTTTATCAGGATCATTTTGCGAACTGGTCAGCCCGGTTTCGCACCGGAACATCAGGTAATTACCGAGCTGGATATCAACGATTATTGGCAAAAGGCGGAACTGACTTCCAGAAGGCTGACTACTTCAATGACCACGGCTTTGCGATCTTATCGTGATTTGCGCAAGATTGAACTTAATCGTGAAAGTCTGGCTCAGATGGCCAAGTCAGTGGCCCACCAAATACGTAACAGGACCATGACTATCAATGGCTTCACTAATCTTGCCTCCCGTAAGTTGGGACCGCATTCAGAGGCCTCGGAATATCTTGAAACTATCTCCCACGAGACTGCAAGGTTGGAAGATATAGTCAATAGTGTTTCTGAGTTTGCAGCTATAGATCGTTGCGATCATTGTAGTGCTGATATCAAGGAGGTCGGAGAAAAGGCGATTGAGTTATGTAGGGGAATGGCAAATGAGCTCGGTAAGAATGTCCATTTTGATATCGATATAGTTGCGCAGAATATAGATTCACGCCCGGATTTGTTGTCTAAAGTTGTATTTGAGCTTGTCTCCAATGCGATAGTCTTTGCGGATGAAGAACAGCCGCGAGTCAGCGTTAAGGTGACTGTTAAGGGTGATGTCTGCATGCTCGTTGTGTCTGATAATGGAAAGTGTATTTCAAGTGAGGACTTGCCTTATATTTTCGATCCTTTTTTTACGACGCGTCCAGAAGCAGTCGGAATGGGATTAAGTATTGTAAATAGAATTGCCAGTGGTTATAACTGGGATATAGATGTTTCCTGTTCGGACGAAGGGGGGGCTGTTTTTACACTGCAAATCCCCCTGTGA